One genomic window of Moorella glycerini includes the following:
- a CDS encoding methyl-accepting chemotaxis protein, translated as MEQKTLEPLPGEKKGVYEAPKSNITRLTERKELEARRRQARTHAKQQQMAERIASASEQLSSGVEEASSAVEELRAAMEQIARGAQEASSATQQSLAAIQVIGDGARQAVKQVGTSLERCKAIGSLINTTSTDIEGLVRGVNDAAARSEESARLVARLEEEAARIGEIVRTVVRIAEQTNLLALNAAIEAARAGEHGRGFAVVADEVRTLAETSEKAASDIRQIVNSIQEDVRIVAGAINRAAEVARGETEKGKEITIELKKIEAAVNRIIEGAVNIDRMVNEADKAISEFQKGSEQIAATAEEQASAAEQALQGIEQQARALTEIRSSTANLADLADELRSSTDIVKSAEGLAAAAEELSAAIEEASRSAGEIEAALNQIAGSTETQAAASEESASAIKQIEKAMQLTAGEAGNSRQQVQELSELLAANKERVKELITGISQAATTNLENVHKVNQLERSARQIDKIVDTIASVSIQTNMLAVSGAIEAARAGEYGKGFAVVASDIRNLAQESARNAEQIKEMVKGIQEQVMNVLHDITNIGDVIRKEAEEAQKTALNLDLIDNDMGAVLKGMEEVKSQADQSLLKVEEAARGIEQIATAAQEASSAAQEAATASRQQAEGMKELAQAIEEIAAMADELQQG; from the coding sequence ATGGAACAAAAAACACTGGAACCCCTGCCCGGGGAAAAGAAGGGGGTTTATGAAGCGCCCAAGAGCAACATAACAAGATTGACGGAGAGGAAGGAACTGGAGGCGCGGCGCCGGCAGGCTAGGACCCATGCCAAGCAGCAACAAATGGCTGAAAGGATAGCCAGCGCCAGTGAGCAGCTGTCATCCGGCGTGGAAGAGGCTTCCAGCGCGGTGGAGGAATTGCGGGCGGCCATGGAGCAGATCGCGCGCGGCGCCCAGGAAGCCAGCAGTGCTACCCAGCAGTCCCTGGCGGCTATTCAGGTAATCGGCGATGGTGCCCGACAGGCGGTGAAGCAGGTCGGGACCTCCTTGGAACGTTGCAAAGCAATTGGCTCGCTTATCAACACCACTTCAACGGACATTGAAGGGCTGGTGCGCGGGGTCAATGACGCGGCGGCGCGCAGTGAGGAATCGGCCCGTCTGGTAGCTCGCCTGGAAGAAGAAGCGGCCAGGATTGGCGAGATTGTCCGTACGGTGGTCAGGATTGCCGAGCAGACAAATTTGCTGGCCCTCAATGCCGCTATTGAAGCCGCGCGGGCGGGAGAGCACGGGCGAGGTTTTGCCGTAGTGGCGGACGAAGTCAGGACCCTGGCCGAGACTTCTGAAAAAGCGGCCAGCGACATCCGGCAAATTGTAAACAGCATCCAGGAGGATGTGAGGATAGTAGCCGGGGCCATTAACAGGGCGGCCGAAGTTGCCAGGGGCGAAACAGAGAAAGGAAAAGAGATAACTATAGAATTGAAAAAAATAGAGGCAGCCGTAAATCGCATAATAGAAGGCGCCGTGAACATTGACCGCATGGTTAACGAAGCGGACAAAGCCATAAGCGAATTTCAAAAGGGCAGCGAGCAGATAGCAGCTACAGCGGAAGAACAGGCCAGCGCCGCAGAGCAGGCGCTGCAGGGTATAGAGCAGCAGGCCCGGGCTTTAACGGAAATCAGGAGCAGCACTGCCAACCTGGCCGATCTGGCGGACGAGCTGAGAAGCTCAACGGATATTGTCAAATCGGCCGAAGGGCTGGCGGCTGCTGCTGAAGAGCTATCGGCCGCCATCGAGGAAGCCAGCAGGTCGGCCGGAGAAATTGAAGCGGCTTTAAACCAGATTGCCGGCAGCACCGAGACCCAGGCTGCTGCTTCGGAGGAATCCGCCAGCGCCATCAAGCAGATAGAAAAAGCCATGCAGTTAACGGCCGGTGAAGCCGGGAATTCCAGGCAACAGGTACAGGAATTGAGTGAACTCCTGGCCGCCAACAAAGAAAGGGTAAAGGAACTAATCACCGGCATTTCCCAGGCGGCCACCACAAACCTGGAAAACGTTCATAAAGTTAACCAGCTCGAGCGGAGCGCGCGCCAGATCGACAAGATAGTGGACACTATAGCCAGCGTGAGCATCCAGACCAATATGCTGGCCGTGAGCGGCGCCATTGAGGCGGCACGGGCCGGGGAATACGGCAAAGGTTTCGCCGTTGTCGCTTCGGACATACGCAATCTTGCCCAGGAAAGCGCCCGTAACGCCGAGCAAATCAAAGAGATGGTAAAAGGCATCCAGGAACAGGTAATGAACGTTTTGCATGATATCACCAACATCGGCGACGTCATCCGTAAAGAGGCGGAGGAGGCGCAAAAAACGGCACTTAACCTGGATTTGATAGATAATGATATGGGGGCAGTATTGAAGGGTATGGAAGAAGTAAAATCCCAGGCCGATCAAAGTCTCCTAAAAGTTGAAGAAGCAGCCCGGGGTATCGAGCAGATTGCTACCGCTGCCCAGGAAGCCAGCAGCGCCGCCCAGGAAGCGGCCACGGCCAGCCGCCAGCAGGCGGAAGGCATGAAAGAACTGGCCCAGGCCATAGAAGAAATAGCGGCCATGGCGGACGAATTGCAGCAGGGTTGA
- a CDS encoding DUF445 domain-containing protein produces the protein MLARWILIPLIGAFIGWLTNVVAIRMLFRPRRPLKIFCWTLQGLIPKRQAEIAANIAGVVDKNLLPLNEVLAHLNTPAVAGRLTAIVAEVARRRLVERLPSFIPQGLKEAAGRAVEETLHREMPPALQELIEELGRNPEAFSIGEILAAKFNKLNLNQVEEVVVEVAGRELRYIEWLGGLLGFLIGLVQAALAGWR, from the coding sequence TTGCTTGCCAGGTGGATCTTGATCCCTCTCATCGGCGCTTTTATTGGCTGGTTGACCAACGTTGTGGCCATCAGGATGCTCTTTCGCCCCCGCCGCCCGTTAAAAATATTTTGCTGGACCCTGCAGGGGCTTATTCCCAAAAGACAGGCTGAGATAGCGGCCAATATCGCCGGCGTCGTTGACAAAAATTTACTGCCCCTCAATGAAGTGCTGGCCCACCTTAATACTCCCGCCGTTGCCGGCAGGCTTACGGCCATAGTGGCGGAAGTGGCCCGGCGGCGCCTGGTAGAGCGCCTGCCTTCCTTTATCCCCCAGGGTTTAAAAGAAGCAGCTGGCAGGGCGGTAGAAGAAACCCTGCACCGGGAGATGCCGCCGGCCCTGCAGGAATTGATAGAGGAACTGGGCCGCAATCCGGAGGCCTTTTCTATAGGTGAAATTCTAGCGGCAAAGTTTAATAAATTAAATTTAAACCAGGTCGAGGAGGTAGTCGTCGAAGTAGCCGGCCGGGAACTGCGCTACATAGAATGGCTGGGCGGGTTGCTGGGGTTCCTTATTGGCCTGGTCCAGGCTGCCCTGGCAGGATGGAGGTAA
- a CDS encoding HD-GYP domain-containing protein has protein sequence MTKAYPGAQPSTSFGTELSPTTRYLLSQLYALDEVSAVHSLQVGEVAAEIATAMGIIADRSWLYEAGVLHDIGKLHIAPELLHSNRFFGPRERQAMQLHVRYTAEILKHYHYEGRVVQACIEHHERLDGSGYPAGARGSAITLAGRILAVADVFSALVSPRPYRGALTPRQALDIILQEAYHGRLDADIAAYLTQKIGKETR, from the coding sequence ATGACAAAGGCATATCCTGGCGCGCAACCCTCTACATCATTTGGTACTGAGCTGTCGCCGACAACCAGGTACCTGCTGTCGCAATTATACGCCCTGGACGAAGTATCAGCAGTTCACAGCCTCCAAGTAGGTGAGGTGGCGGCGGAAATAGCGACAGCGATGGGAATTATTGCGGATAGGAGCTGGCTGTATGAAGCAGGCGTATTGCATGATATAGGCAAGCTCCACATAGCACCCGAACTCCTGCATTCAAACCGGTTTTTCGGCCCCCGGGAAAGGCAGGCCATGCAGCTCCATGTTCGCTACACCGCAGAAATTTTAAAACATTATCATTATGAAGGGCGGGTCGTTCAAGCCTGCATAGAGCATCATGAGCGCCTGGATGGTTCGGGATATCCCGCTGGCGCCAGGGGCAGCGCCATTACCCTGGCAGGCAGGATTCTGGCCGTGGCAGATGTTTTTTCCGCCCTGGTGAGTCCGAGGCCCTACCGCGGCGCCCTTACACCCCGGCAGGCCCTGGACATTATTCTCCAGGAGGCGTATCACGGCAGGCTGGATGCCGATATAGCGGCCTATTTGACGCAAAAGATAGGGAAAGAAACTAGATAG
- the lpdA gene encoding dihydrolipoyl dehydrogenase, with the protein MRYQVAIIGGGPGGYVAAIRAAQLGTRVVVIEQDALGGTCLNRGCIPTKALLAGAALVKGIQGAAAFGIDVKDYRVDYARLAARKDAVVKQLTQGIAYLFKKNKVDHIKGRGLLKGPGRVEVATAEGTVENIEAENIILATGSEPALITALGYNGNSVVTSTEALAWTEVPAELLIIGGGVIGCEFATLFATLGSKVTIVEMMPTILPMIDSEISRRFSMILKKAGVEIKTKAQIISVREEDGRVKATLADGQTVTADKVLISIGRQFNTRDLGLEEAGIALGPKGEIIVDEYMRTSVPGIYAIGDVTNKIQLAHVASAQGLAAVETIMGRPTKVNYDAVPSCIYTLPEIAGVGLTREAAEERGLKVKVGKFPFLASGKALCSGETEGMVKIIAEAESDRVVGVFIMGPHATELIAEGTLAVSQGITATELAATIHAHPTLAEAVMEAAEAVHGMSIHS; encoded by the coding sequence ATGCGTTACCAGGTAGCCATCATCGGCGGCGGGCCCGGCGGCTATGTGGCGGCCATCCGGGCGGCCCAGCTGGGGACCAGGGTGGTAGTAATCGAACAGGACGCTTTAGGTGGCACCTGTCTCAATCGCGGTTGCATCCCCACCAAGGCGTTGCTGGCCGGGGCAGCCCTGGTGAAGGGCATCCAGGGAGCGGCGGCCTTTGGTATTGACGTTAAGGATTACCGGGTGGACTATGCCCGCCTGGCGGCGCGCAAAGACGCCGTGGTCAAGCAGTTGACCCAGGGTATTGCCTACTTATTTAAGAAAAATAAAGTTGACCATATCAAAGGGCGGGGCTTGCTCAAAGGCCCCGGCCGGGTGGAAGTGGCCACCGCCGAAGGCACGGTAGAAAATATCGAGGCCGAAAACATTATCCTGGCCACCGGGTCGGAGCCGGCCCTGATTACCGCCCTGGGCTATAACGGCAACAGCGTCGTAACCAGCACCGAGGCCCTGGCCTGGACGGAAGTGCCGGCAGAACTTCTCATTATCGGCGGCGGGGTCATTGGCTGCGAATTTGCCACCCTCTTTGCCACCCTGGGCAGCAAGGTCACCATTGTGGAAATGATGCCCACCATCCTCCCCATGATTGACAGTGAAATTTCCCGGCGTTTCAGCATGATCCTGAAAAAGGCCGGGGTGGAGATAAAGACGAAGGCCCAGATTATTTCAGTTCGGGAAGAAGACGGCCGGGTAAAGGCCACATTGGCTGACGGTCAGACAGTAACTGCTGACAAGGTGTTGATCTCCATCGGTCGCCAGTTCAATACCCGGGACTTGGGCCTGGAAGAAGCCGGGATAGCCCTGGGACCAAAAGGGGAAATAATCGTCGATGAATATATGCGCACCAGCGTCCCGGGCATCTACGCCATCGGCGATGTTACCAATAAAATTCAACTCGCCCATGTAGCCTCGGCCCAGGGCCTGGCGGCCGTGGAGACTATCATGGGTCGTCCCACTAAAGTCAACTACGACGCCGTGCCCAGCTGCATCTATACCCTGCCGGAGATTGCCGGCGTCGGCCTGACCAGAGAAGCAGCCGAAGAACGGGGGCTAAAGGTAAAGGTCGGTAAATTCCCCTTCCTGGCCAGCGGCAAGGCCCTCTGCAGCGGGGAAACAGAAGGTATGGTCAAGATAATTGCCGAGGCAGAAAGCGACCGGGTCGTAGGCGTCTTTATCATGGGACCCCATGCCACGGAACTCATTGCCGAAGGCACCCTGGCGGTGAGCCAGGGGATTACGGCTACCGAACTGGCAGCCACCATCCATGCCCATCCCACCCTGGCCGAAGCCGTCATGGAAGCCGCCGAGGCCGTCCATGGGATGAGTATCCATTCGTAA
- the ytxC gene encoding putative sporulation protein YtxC: MNITLITARPIDFLQAEFNHRFGFSVGLHLWQAGGFNFCRCFLETGPRRPSKREVKRFQEQVAEIVAAFIVERWEVALLEGMLLSQYEGLDAGAIEEICRRARAILDQGENSYLQLQQRGEPIAARILEYFQENTWLNIDGFVRFRLPDYLMELDQALEEAVDEYLMEKEYDEFIRLLRYFVEAQEPRVEKVHVVLSPGGGFQLYDGENRNLSGDYLEGFVVDMADSDLNYEDLLISALITIAPRQVVLHAVDKGRHHNTISTIKSVFGERLIHCSGCSRCLQPLQKR, from the coding sequence ATGAATATCACGTTAATTACCGCCAGGCCAATTGACTTCTTGCAGGCCGAGTTTAATCATAGATTTGGCTTTAGCGTGGGCCTCCACCTGTGGCAGGCGGGGGGCTTTAATTTCTGCCGCTGTTTTTTAGAAACGGGACCGCGCCGGCCTTCAAAAAGGGAAGTGAAACGCTTTCAAGAGCAGGTGGCCGAGATTGTGGCCGCCTTTATTGTCGAACGGTGGGAAGTGGCTTTACTGGAAGGTATGCTTTTAAGCCAGTATGAAGGCCTGGATGCCGGGGCCATTGAAGAAATCTGCCGGCGGGCCCGGGCCATCCTGGATCAGGGTGAAAACAGTTACCTCCAGCTCCAGCAGCGGGGGGAGCCCATTGCTGCCCGCATACTGGAGTATTTCCAGGAAAACACCTGGTTAAATATCGACGGATTTGTACGCTTTCGCCTGCCGGATTATTTAATGGAACTGGACCAGGCCCTGGAAGAAGCCGTTGATGAATACCTGATGGAAAAGGAATATGACGAATTCATCCGCCTTTTACGCTACTTTGTGGAAGCTCAGGAGCCCCGGGTGGAAAAAGTCCACGTAGTTTTAAGTCCAGGTGGCGGCTTCCAGCTCTATGACGGCGAAAACCGGAACCTCAGTGGCGACTACCTGGAAGGCTTTGTCGTCGATATGGCTGATAGTGATCTCAACTATGAGGATTTATTAATCAGCGCCCTGATAACCATTGCTCCCCGCCAGGTAGTCCTGCACGCTGTGGATAAAGGACGTCACCATAACACCATCAGTACCATCAAGAGCGTTTTTGGTGAGCGGCTCATCCATTGCAGCGGCTGCAGCCGCTGCTTGCAGCCTTTGCAAAAGCGCTAA
- a CDS encoding helix-turn-helix domain-containing protein encodes MKSKLGARLRYYRTKRYLTLRQVEDLTGLHSTTISSYERGTREPSQETLRILAKAYNIHVAYLLLDEAEINRLLEEKEDNLAVVINQRPEIAELVNELTELQPPAIKALVNFIKHVKQSWQPRDT; translated from the coding sequence ATGAAATCAAAACTGGGAGCCAGGCTCCGCTATTACCGAACGAAACGCTATCTGACATTAAGGCAGGTTGAAGACCTGACCGGCCTCCATTCCACTACTATTTCAAGTTATGAACGCGGGACACGCGAACCTTCTCAAGAAACGCTGCGCATTCTGGCTAAGGCCTATAATATCCATGTGGCTTATCTCCTACTGGATGAAGCCGAGATAAACCGTCTCCTGGAGGAAAAAGAGGACAATTTAGCGGTAGTTATCAACCAGCGCCCTGAAATCGCCGAGCTAGTAAATGAGCTAACAGAGCTCCAGCCCCCGGCCATAAAGGCCCTGGTGAATTTCATAAAACACGTGAAGCAGTCCTGGCAACCCCGGGATACCTAA
- the thrS gene encoding threonine--tRNA ligase, which yields MQVTLPDGSVREYAAGTTALEVARDISAKLAREALAARVDGEVWDLTRPLPEQCRLELLTFADEGGRLAYRHTAAHVLAQAVKHLFPGTRLGIGPAITDGFYYDFDSEHKFTPEDLNAIEAEMQRIIKADLPLERQEISRDEALEIFRQLNEPYKIELINDLPEGVPISTYRQGDFLDLCAGPHLPSTGYLKAIKLTSLAGAYWRGSEANPMLQRIYGTAFPKAKDLEDYLHRLEEAKKRDHRRLGAQLGLFSLHEEGPGFPFFHPKGMIIRNELEQFWREEHRKAGYLEIRTPVILSRSLWEQSGHWDHYRENMYFTRIDEADYAIKPMNCPGAILVYKTEQHSYRDLPLRLAELGLVHRHEKSGVLHGLMRVRAFTQDDAHIFMLPSQITAEIQGVIDLVDRFYRLFGFKYHVELSTRPDNAMGSDEIWETATGALRQALEAKGMPYVVNEGDGAFYGPKIDFHLEDSLGRTWQCGTIQLDFLMPEKFDLHYIGEDGQRHRPVMIHRVVFGSIERFIGILIEHYGGAFPVWLAPVQVRVLPITDRHNDYAFKVREELVRAGIRAEVNDRNDKIGYKIRTAQLEQIPYMLVVGDKEATEGTVAVRERRAGDTGSVPLRAFIDRVTGEIRRRE from the coding sequence ATGCAGGTAACTTTACCGGACGGCAGCGTGAGGGAATATGCAGCCGGTACTACGGCCCTGGAGGTGGCCAGGGACATTTCAGCGAAACTCGCCCGGGAGGCCCTGGCGGCGCGGGTTGATGGCGAAGTATGGGACCTTACCCGTCCTTTGCCGGAGCAGTGCCGGCTGGAGCTCTTGACCTTTGCCGATGAGGGCGGGCGCCTGGCCTATCGCCATACGGCGGCCCACGTCCTGGCCCAGGCCGTCAAGCACCTGTTCCCCGGGACCAGGCTGGGTATCGGCCCGGCTATAACCGACGGGTTTTACTACGACTTCGACAGCGAGCATAAATTTACCCCCGAGGACTTAAACGCCATTGAGGCGGAAATGCAAAGAATCATTAAAGCCGACCTGCCCCTGGAACGGCAGGAAATAAGCCGGGACGAGGCCCTGGAAATTTTCCGCCAGCTCAATGAACCCTATAAGATCGAGCTCATCAACGACCTGCCGGAAGGGGTACCCATCAGCACCTACCGCCAGGGCGACTTCCTGGACCTCTGCGCCGGGCCCCACCTGCCCAGCACCGGCTACCTCAAGGCAATAAAGCTCACCAGCCTGGCCGGGGCCTACTGGCGCGGCAGCGAGGCCAACCCTATGCTGCAGCGGATTTACGGTACCGCCTTCCCTAAGGCTAAAGACCTGGAAGACTACCTCCACCGGCTGGAAGAGGCGAAAAAACGGGATCACCGGCGGCTGGGGGCGCAGCTGGGCCTTTTCAGCCTTCATGAAGAAGGGCCGGGTTTCCCCTTTTTCCATCCTAAGGGTATGATTATCCGCAACGAGCTGGAGCAGTTCTGGCGGGAAGAGCACCGCAAGGCCGGTTACCTGGAGATCCGCACGCCGGTGATATTGAGCCGCTCCCTGTGGGAGCAGTCGGGCCACTGGGACCACTACCGGGAAAACATGTACTTTACCAGGATTGATGAGGCCGACTACGCCATCAAACCCATGAACTGCCCCGGGGCCATCCTGGTCTATAAAACAGAGCAACACAGCTACCGCGACCTGCCTTTACGCCTGGCCGAACTGGGCCTGGTGCACCGCCACGAGAAATCCGGCGTCCTCCACGGCCTGATGCGGGTGCGGGCCTTTACCCAGGACGACGCTCATATCTTTATGCTGCCCTCCCAGATCACGGCCGAAATCCAGGGGGTTATCGACCTGGTAGACCGCTTTTACCGCCTCTTTGGCTTTAAATACCACGTCGAGCTCTCCACCCGGCCGGATAACGCCATGGGTTCCGATGAGATCTGGGAAACGGCCACAGGCGCCCTGCGCCAGGCCCTGGAGGCCAAGGGGATGCCCTATGTGGTTAATGAAGGTGACGGCGCCTTCTACGGTCCCAAGATCGATTTCCACCTGGAGGATTCCCTGGGCCGGACCTGGCAGTGCGGCACCATTCAGCTGGATTTCCTTATGCCCGAGAAATTTGACCTGCACTACATCGGGGAGGATGGCCAGAGGCACCGGCCGGTCATGATTCACCGGGTCGTCTTTGGCAGCATTGAACGTTTCATCGGCATCTTAATCGAGCATTACGGCGGCGCCTTCCCCGTCTGGCTGGCCCCGGTGCAGGTGCGAGTACTGCCCATTACCGACCGCCACAACGACTATGCCTTCAAGGTCAGGGAAGAACTGGTGCGGGCCGGCATCCGGGCCGAAGTCAACGACCGCAATGATAAAATCGGCTATAAGATCCGCACCGCCCAATTGGAACAAATCCCTTACATGCTGGTGGTAGGTGATAAGGAAGCAACCGAGGGTACCGTAGCCGTCAGGGAACGCCGCGCCGGGGATACGGGTAGCGTCCCCCTCCGGGCCTTTATCGACAGGGTAACCGGAGAGATTAGACGGCGGGAGTAA
- the glnA gene encoding type I glutamate--ammonia ligase, translating into MAGGRELILHEAADLGVKFIRLQFTDIFGVLKNVAITVEQLPKALNNELMFDGSSIEGFVRIEESDMYLRPDPSTFTIFPWRPNGDAVARLICDVYNADGTPFIGCPRGTLKRVIAEAEALGFTMNVGPEAEFFLFHTDASGRPTLETHDRAGYFDLTPVDLGEDARRDMVLTLQQMGFEIEASHHEVAPGQHEIDFKYADALRTADNIATFKFVVRTIAQRHGLHATFMPKPIYGIAGSGMHCNISLFRDGKNAFYDPEDKLQLSEIAYYFIGGLMAHARGMTAITNPTVNSYKRLVSGYEAPVYIAWSPQNRSPLIRIPAKRGLSTRLEVRHPDPSANPYLAIAVMLKAGLDGIKNRIEPPAPVNENIYDMDKDTLKQRGIVLLPGTLDEALDELEKDAVIQEALGPHIYQRFLEAKRIECEEYRTRVHQWEIDQYLTKF; encoded by the coding sequence ATGGCCGGTGGCCGGGAGTTAATTTTACATGAGGCTGCTGATTTGGGAGTCAAGTTTATCCGCCTGCAGTTTACTGATATCTTTGGTGTTTTAAAAAATGTAGCCATAACAGTCGAGCAGCTACCCAAGGCCCTCAACAATGAACTCATGTTTGACGGTTCATCCATTGAAGGTTTTGTCCGCATTGAAGAGTCGGACATGTACTTGCGACCGGACCCTTCCACCTTTACCATCTTTCCCTGGCGCCCCAACGGCGACGCTGTGGCGCGCCTCATCTGCGATGTATACAATGCTGACGGCACACCCTTTATCGGCTGCCCGCGGGGAACCCTGAAACGGGTTATTGCCGAAGCGGAAGCCCTGGGCTTTACCATGAACGTCGGGCCGGAGGCGGAGTTTTTCCTTTTCCATACCGACGCCAGCGGTCGCCCTACCCTGGAGACCCACGACCGGGCCGGTTACTTTGACCTGACCCCGGTTGACCTTGGCGAAGACGCCCGGCGGGATATGGTCCTGACCCTGCAGCAGATGGGCTTTGAAATTGAAGCTTCCCACCATGAAGTGGCCCCCGGCCAGCATGAAATTGACTTTAAGTATGCCGACGCCCTGCGGACGGCCGACAATATAGCCACCTTCAAGTTCGTGGTGCGGACCATTGCCCAGCGCCACGGCCTCCATGCCACCTTTATGCCCAAACCCATTTATGGCATAGCAGGCTCGGGCATGCACTGCAACATCTCCCTCTTCCGCGACGGTAAAAATGCTTTTTATGACCCGGAAGATAAACTACAGTTAAGTGAAATTGCCTATTACTTTATCGGTGGCTTGATGGCCCATGCCCGGGGTATGACGGCCATTACCAACCCCACGGTTAACTCCTATAAACGCCTGGTATCGGGATACGAGGCGCCGGTCTATATTGCCTGGTCACCCCAAAACCGCAGCCCCTTAATCCGCATCCCGGCCAAACGGGGCCTGTCCACGCGGCTGGAGGTACGCCACCCCGATCCGTCGGCCAACCCCTACCTGGCCATCGCCGTCATGCTGAAGGCCGGCCTGGACGGCATTAAAAACCGGATTGAGCCCCCGGCACCGGTTAACGAAAATATCTATGATATGGACAAGGATACCCTGAAGCAGCGGGGCATTGTACTCCTCCCGGGCACCCTGGATGAAGCCCTGGACGAACTGGAAAAGGACGCGGTAATCCAGGAAGCCCTGGGTCCCCATATCTACCAGCGCTTCCTGGAAGCCAAACGGATCGAGTGTGAGGAATACCGCACCCGGGTGCACCAGTGGGAAATAGACCAGTACCTGACCAAGTTTTAG
- the lipA gene encoding lipoyl synthase — MATSSVVARHRRLPSWLHKRLPSCGDIEATRRLLADLHLNTVCQSALCPNQGECFARRTATFMILGNTCTRNCRFCAVEHGRPETVDQDEPGRVAEAARRLGLKHVVVTSVTRDDLPDGGAGHFAATIAALRAVLPQAYIEVLTPDFRGDEEALATVARAKPDIFNHNVETVPRLYPMVRPQADYRRSLQVLKKMKELDPAIYTKSGLMVGLGETTDEVLQVMADLRSVDCDILTTGQYLRPSAGHLEIKEFVTPETFAWYAEKGREMGFLYVAAAPFVRSSYHAAEFSEKVAGKKPSCS, encoded by the coding sequence ATGGCTACATCATCAGTGGTAGCGAGGCACAGGCGCCTGCCCTCATGGTTGCACAAGCGTCTACCCTCTTGCGGGGATATAGAAGCCACCCGGCGGCTGCTGGCCGACCTGCATCTCAACACCGTTTGCCAGAGCGCCCTCTGCCCCAACCAGGGTGAATGTTTTGCCAGGCGCACGGCGACCTTTATGATCCTGGGCAATACCTGCACCCGTAACTGCCGCTTTTGTGCCGTAGAGCACGGCCGGCCGGAAACAGTGGACCAGGATGAACCCGGGCGGGTGGCCGAAGCGGCGCGGCGGCTGGGGCTAAAACATGTCGTCGTAACTTCAGTAACCCGGGACGACCTGCCCGACGGCGGCGCCGGCCATTTTGCCGCCACCATTGCCGCCCTGCGGGCCGTCCTGCCGCAGGCCTATATTGAGGTCCTGACGCCAGATTTTCGCGGTGACGAGGAGGCCCTGGCCACCGTGGCCCGGGCGAAGCCGGATATTTTTAACCATAACGTAGAGACGGTACCGCGGCTCTATCCCATGGTGCGGCCTCAAGCTGACTACCGGCGTAGCCTTCAGGTTCTTAAAAAAATGAAGGAGCTTGATCCGGCCATCTATACCAAGTCCGGCCTGATGGTAGGCCTGGGAGAAACAACCGATGAAGTTTTACAGGTAATGGCTGATCTCCGGTCGGTAGACTGCGATATCCTGACTACCGGCCAGTACCTGCGGCCTTCCGCCGGGCACCTGGAGATTAAGGAATTTGTCACCCCGGAAACCTTTGCCTGGTACGCTGAAAAAGGCCGGGAAATGGGCTTCCTCTATGTGGCCGCTGCCCCTTTTGTTCGCAGTTCTTACCATGCTGCCGAGTTTAGTGAGAAAGTGGCCGGGAAGAAGCCCTCCTGCTCTTGA